One region of Bacillota bacterium genomic DNA includes:
- a CDS encoding ATP-binding protein, with translation ACRAGYKTRFYTAANLANQLLEARANHALSRIERLWRKLDLVVLDELGYVPFSREAAQLLFAMISARYELGSFIVTSNLDFSRWTEIFGDEGMTAAMIDRLVHRGHIFTTTGDSYRFARRACEGAERP, from the coding sequence CGGCGTGCCGGGCGGGGTACAAGACGCGGTTCTACACGGCGGCGAACTTGGCCAACCAGCTCCTCGAGGCCAGGGCCAACCACGCTCTCTCGCGGATCGAGAGGCTGTGGCGCAAGCTGGACCTGGTGGTGCTCGACGAGTTAGGCTACGTGCCCTTCTCGCGCGAAGCGGCCCAACTGCTCTTCGCCATGATCTCCGCAAGGTACGAGCTGGGCAGCTTCATCGTGACATCCAACCTGGACTTCTCGCGGTGGACGGAAATCTTCGGTGACGAGGGGATGACGGCGGCCATGATAGACAGGCTGGTTCACCGGGGGCACATCTTCACGACGACGGGAGACAGTTACCGGTTCGCCAGGAGAGCTTGCGAAGGAGCCGAGAGACCATGA
- the istA gene encoding IS21 family transposase — protein sequence MARREFTVRDIVEVFEHWQAGRSIRAIAKSLGLSRNTVRKYVKAAQEAGYTPGVRRSPQEWAEFVRQHFPRAADDRLRYGSFARIEPHRERIRKDLAETGAVSVVWQRLRDEAGLDVSLSTFRRYVQVALGGTVSPADVVIWRPEVPPGEEAQVDFGRLGFWRDPVTGKRRMAYAFIMVLTYSRHMFVRVVFSLDSRTWLSCHVLALQFFGGVPRRIVLDNLADGVLKPDIYDPKFNRAYAELAQHYGFLIDPCRSGHSKDKPRVERSVRYVRDNFWRGREFMSDGEANREAVRWCLEVAGRRIHGTTRQRPLELFEREERAHLLPLPAEPWEMREWTTAKVAPDSHCYAAKAFYSVPWRLIGSELQVCVKENTVQFFKGEEIVKTHPRVPPGRRQTDLADLPEDRIAFFLRTPQWCLKRAGELGPHVQEAVAQVLSVNTLYNLRQAQGILRLEEKYGAKRLDAACERALAYGDPRYRTVKNILANEMDGRPIDVRQQDGSRSVGAFLHGQQYFALPAVEECSG from the coding sequence GTGGCACGGAGGGAGTTCACTGTGCGCGACATCGTCGAGGTCTTCGAACACTGGCAGGCAGGAAGAAGCATCCGGGCCATCGCCAAGAGCCTTGGCCTGTCCCGCAACACGGTGCGGAAGTACGTCAAGGCGGCCCAGGAGGCGGGCTACACGCCGGGGGTGCGCCGTTCTCCCCAGGAGTGGGCGGAGTTCGTGCGCCAGCACTTCCCCCGCGCGGCCGATGACCGCCTCCGCTACGGCAGCTTCGCCAGAATCGAGCCCCACCGGGAGCGGATCCGGAAGGACCTCGCGGAGACCGGTGCCGTCAGCGTTGTATGGCAGCGCTTGCGGGATGAGGCAGGGCTGGACGTAAGCCTGAGCACCTTCCGGCGCTACGTCCAGGTGGCGCTCGGTGGAACCGTCTCTCCTGCAGACGTGGTGATCTGGCGGCCGGAGGTGCCCCCGGGGGAGGAAGCCCAGGTCGACTTCGGCCGGCTGGGCTTCTGGCGCGACCCCGTCACCGGCAAGCGCCGCATGGCGTACGCGTTCATCATGGTGCTGACTTACAGCAGGCACATGTTCGTGCGGGTTGTCTTCAGCCTGGACTCCCGCACCTGGCTCTCCTGCCACGTGCTGGCCCTGCAATTCTTCGGGGGCGTCCCCCGCCGCATCGTCCTGGACAATCTGGCCGACGGCGTCCTCAAGCCGGACATCTACGACCCCAAGTTCAACCGAGCCTACGCTGAGCTCGCTCAGCACTATGGGTTCCTCATCGACCCCTGCCGGTCGGGGCATTCGAAGGACAAGCCCCGCGTGGAAAGGAGCGTGCGCTACGTACGTGACAATTTCTGGCGCGGGAGAGAGTTCATGAGCGATGGCGAGGCCAACCGGGAGGCGGTGAGGTGGTGCCTGGAGGTGGCGGGCCGGAGGATCCACGGGACCACCCGGCAGCGCCCCCTGGAGCTGTTCGAGCGGGAGGAACGAGCCCACCTGCTCCCCCTGCCTGCCGAGCCCTGGGAGATGCGGGAGTGGACGACTGCGAAAGTGGCGCCGGACTCCCACTGCTACGCGGCCAAGGCTTTCTACTCGGTCCCCTGGCGGCTGATCGGTTCGGAACTCCAGGTCTGCGTCAAGGAGAACACGGTGCAGTTCTTCAAGGGCGAGGAGATCGTGAAGACCCACCCGCGGGTGCCTCCGGGCAGGAGGCAGACGGACCTTGCCGACCTGCCCGAAGACCGCATCGCCTTCTTCCTGCGCACGCCCCAGTGGTGCCTGAAGCGGGCCGGGGAACTGGGTCCTCACGTGCAGGAGGCCGTGGCCCAGGTGCTGTCGGTGAACACGCTCTACAACCTCAGGCAGGCCCAAGGGATACTGCGGCTGGAGGAAAAGTACGGGGCCAAACGCCTGGACGCGGCCTGCGAGCGCGCCCTGGCCTACGGCGACCCCAGGTACCGCACGGTGAAAAACATCCTCGCCAACGAGATGGACGGGCGGCCCATCGACGTCAGGCAGCAGGATGGCAGCCGCTCGGTGGGGGCGTTCCTGCACGGCCAGCAGTACTTCGCCCTGCCGGCGGTCGAGGAATGCTCAGGGTAG